In Kordiimonas sp. SCSIO 12610, the following are encoded in one genomic region:
- a CDS encoding methyl-accepting chemotaxis protein: MSDPRSLTPNQQSNTSAGTGKSITAFLEGLNDMANLTTDIDEGLQAFLKSVCEYSGWPVGHAYIWDKFSEQLLSSRNWYLKPGSSFEAFVEVSEQASFKVGLGLPGRVVESGKPLFIKNVMEDSNFPRNKQAKNLGVRGAFAVPIKIGKDTIAVAEFFAEEEAEASEMLMGLMLTAASQMARVFERNQRTKAIDSLVERFETDVLSIINEVNSATGSLAKMATEMRASSDNAGSSVTAISTTAKQTSADVSSVAEATTDLNAAIQELDNSTRKTADNVEQASSRSLNAKNSIDTLLKTASDIGSVRVEIEKLAKQTHMLSLNASIEAARAGGTAGQAFAVVAREVQELSKATSEQTERIGARVEAIFDAAQTVTKNVDEIHEGISVVSDLANQNRAALDRQKETAESIAADAHSAAEGTTSVASEVDTITTAITHTNASAIDVDRASRQVRDDISAITKQLSDFLEAVKQLI, from the coding sequence ATGTCCGATCCACGGTCTTTAACTCCTAATCAACAATCCAACACATCAGCAGGTACTGGCAAATCAATCACAGCCTTCCTAGAAGGCTTGAACGATATGGCAAACCTGACCACTGATATAGACGAAGGGTTACAAGCTTTCCTGAAATCGGTATGCGAATACAGCGGGTGGCCTGTGGGTCACGCCTATATCTGGGATAAATTCAGCGAACAGTTGCTATCGTCAAGAAATTGGTACTTAAAACCCGGTTCTTCTTTTGAAGCATTCGTAGAGGTTTCAGAGCAAGCGAGCTTTAAGGTGGGGCTTGGCCTTCCCGGGCGCGTGGTTGAAAGCGGTAAACCGCTTTTCATTAAGAATGTGATGGAAGACAGTAATTTCCCGCGAAATAAACAAGCCAAAAACCTCGGCGTTCGCGGGGCATTTGCAGTTCCGATCAAAATCGGTAAAGACACGATTGCCGTAGCAGAATTTTTTGCAGAGGAAGAAGCAGAAGCGAGCGAAATGCTTATGGGTTTGATGCTAACAGCCGCCAGCCAAATGGCACGGGTTTTTGAGCGAAACCAGCGTACAAAAGCAATCGACAGCTTGGTCGAACGTTTTGAAACTGACGTTCTCAGCATCATAAATGAGGTTAACAGCGCCACTGGCTCCCTTGCAAAAATGGCAACTGAAATGCGCGCGTCTTCTGATAATGCGGGCTCTAGCGTTACTGCCATTTCAACGACTGCCAAGCAAACATCAGCAGATGTTTCCTCTGTCGCGGAGGCAACAACAGACTTGAATGCAGCCATTCAGGAATTGGATAACAGCACACGAAAAACAGCCGATAATGTTGAACAGGCGTCAAGTCGTTCGCTTAACGCAAAAAACAGCATTGATACCCTTTTGAAGACCGCGAGCGATATTGGCTCGGTTCGTGTTGAAATCGAAAAATTGGCGAAGCAAACGCATATGTTATCCCTGAATGCCAGCATCGAGGCCGCGCGGGCTGGTGGGACCGCCGGCCAGGCATTCGCGGTTGTTGCCCGCGAAGTTCAGGAGCTTTCAAAAGCAACCTCCGAGCAAACGGAGCGGATCGGTGCGCGTGTAGAGGCTATTTTTGACGCCGCACAAACCGTTACAAAAAATGTTGACGAAATTCACGAGGGCATTTCGGTTGTGAGCGACCTCGCAAATCAGAACAGGGCAGCACTGGATCGGCAGAAAGAGACAGCAGAAAGCATCGCAGCGGATGCCCACAGCGCCGCCGAAGGTACAACCTCAGTCGCCAGTGAAGTAGACACCATAACAACAGCAATCACACACACAAACGCATCCGCAATTGATGTGGACCGGGCCAGCCGTCAGGTTCGTGATGACATCAGTGCGATTACCAAACAGCTGAGTGATTTTCTGGAAGCCGTTAAGCAATTGATATAA
- a CDS encoding DUF6515 family protein has protein sequence MKQNRLYAITATFILSLSLGAFASTSASTSAPTSTHSNTPFQPATQNAPVVGKVRVVTTLPVGATKIRFQGASYFAHGGIFYQPFQGRFRIVSAPIGITVNALPAKPRVVRIKNQRYFVSNGIYYKRSGKRFIVVRRPV, from the coding sequence ATGAAACAAAACCGACTATATGCAATCACCGCTACATTCATTTTAAGCCTTAGCCTTGGTGCCTTTGCATCCACAAGCGCATCTACAAGTGCACCCACAAGCACACACTCAAACACCCCATTCCAGCCCGCAACGCAGAATGCCCCTGTTGTTGGCAAGGTCAGGGTCGTCACAACATTACCCGTTGGGGCGACTAAAATACGGTTTCAGGGTGCATCATATTTTGCGCATGGTGGTATTTTCTATCAACCCTTCCAAGGGCGCTTCCGAATAGTATCTGCTCCAATTGGGATCACTGTGAATGCGCTTCCGGCCAAACCGCGTGTCGTGCGAATAAAAAATCAAAGATATTTTGTCTCAAACGGTATCTATTACAAAAGATCCGGAAAACGCTTTATTGTCGTCAGAAGGCCCGTGTAA